A window of Haliscomenobacter hydrossis DSM 1100 contains these coding sequences:
- a CDS encoding homoserine kinase: protein MNSVSVFAPASVANVAVGFDILGFALDRPGDEIVARFSDKPGLRITRITGDGGKLSMDTQKNTASFSAYKLLEHLGENEWGIDMEIHKKMPFGSGLGSSAASAVGGVMAVNELLGGRLSKREILHFAVLGEQLADGAYHADNVAPSLFGGIVLIRSNRDLDVHNIPVPDGLYASVLYPEVEVLTRDARAILKKEVPLSATIEQCGNLAGFMVGLYNSDFGLLSRSLHDVIIEPQRAQLIPHFYATKAAALNAGALGCSISGAGPSIFALSSSRAIAENVGIAMEKIYLEENINCQLFVSPINQQGAIRL from the coding sequence ATGAATTCCGTAAGCGTTTTTGCTCCTGCTTCAGTTGCCAATGTGGCGGTAGGATTTGACATATTGGGCTTTGCCCTGGATCGGCCTGGCGATGAAATTGTCGCCCGTTTTTCTGACAAACCCGGCCTGCGCATTACCCGGATTACAGGGGATGGCGGCAAACTATCCATGGATACACAGAAAAATACGGCCAGTTTTTCGGCTTATAAACTGCTTGAACACCTGGGCGAAAACGAGTGGGGCATCGATATGGAAATCCATAAAAAAATGCCTTTTGGCAGTGGTTTGGGATCCAGTGCCGCCAGTGCAGTAGGAGGGGTAATGGCCGTGAATGAACTTTTAGGCGGCAGACTAAGCAAACGTGAAATCTTGCATTTTGCAGTATTGGGTGAACAATTGGCGGATGGTGCTTATCACGCCGACAACGTTGCCCCTTCCCTCTTCGGGGGAATTGTGCTCATTCGCAGCAACCGGGATTTAGACGTGCACAATATCCCTGTACCGGACGGCTTGTATGCCAGTGTACTTTATCCCGAGGTTGAAGTGCTGACGCGTGATGCTCGGGCCATTCTAAAAAAAGAAGTTCCACTCAGTGCCACCATCGAACAATGCGGCAATCTCGCTGGATTTATGGTAGGGCTTTACAACAGTGATTTTGGTTTATTGTCCAGGTCTTTGCATGACGTCATTATTGAGCCACAACGGGCACAACTGATTCCTCATTTTTATGCCACCAAAGCAGCTGCACTCAATGCCGGTGCGCTGGGCTGTAGCATCTCGGGGGCGGGGCCATCAATTTTTGCCTTGAGTTCCAGCCGTGCAATTGCTGAAAATGTTGGTATTGCCATGGAAAAAATCTACCTCGAAGAAAATATCAACTGCCAGTTATTTGTCTCCCCCATCAATCAACAAGGCGCCATTCGATTATAA
- the thrC gene encoding threonine synthase: MLLYSTKNKNNQASLQEAVMKGLPDDNGLYMPEHIPQLDPEFIQNLANYSFLDIAHEVCTTLFGDTIPEADLRIILENSMDFPAPVVKLDDQKYVLELFHGPSLAFKDFGARFMAQLMSYFNRGETKELTILVATSGDTGGAVAAGFYKTPGIRVIILYPSGKVSMLQEKQLTTLGHNISALEINGTFDDCQAMVKQAFLDSELTQKIRLSSANSINIARLIPQSFYYFEAYKQLPQSGDPIVFCVPSGNFGNLTAGLLAAKMGLPVHRFIAATNANDVVPVYISDGTYQPRPSLRTLSNAMDVGNPSNFARMLDLYLGTDERSTWNNIKNMVSGYAFDDAETAKVMQLVDQKYQYTLDPHGAVGYLALDAYQQEHPNTRGIILETAHPAKFIDDVEEILGHKIEIPERLAELADREKKADYLEAEYGKLKAWLLEHS, from the coding sequence ATGCTTTTGTACAGCACCAAAAATAAAAACAACCAAGCCAGCTTGCAGGAGGCAGTCATGAAAGGATTGCCTGATGACAATGGTTTGTACATGCCTGAACACATCCCTCAACTCGATCCAGAATTTATTCAAAACCTGGCCAATTATAGTTTTTTGGACATTGCTCATGAGGTTTGTACTACCTTATTTGGAGACACCATTCCCGAAGCTGACCTGCGGATCATCCTGGAAAACTCCATGGATTTCCCGGCACCAGTCGTCAAACTCGATGACCAGAAGTATGTTCTGGAACTTTTCCATGGTCCTTCTTTGGCTTTTAAAGATTTTGGTGCCCGGTTTATGGCTCAATTGATGAGCTATTTTAACCGTGGAGAAACGAAAGAACTCACCATTTTGGTGGCTACTTCAGGTGATACGGGTGGAGCAGTTGCCGCAGGATTTTACAAAACCCCGGGCATTCGGGTGATCATCCTCTACCCTAGCGGCAAAGTCAGCATGCTGCAAGAAAAACAATTGACCACCCTGGGACACAACATCAGTGCGCTGGAGATCAACGGTACTTTTGACGATTGCCAGGCTATGGTCAAACAGGCGTTTTTGGACTCGGAGCTCACCCAGAAAATCCGGCTTAGTTCCGCAAACTCCATCAACATTGCTCGCCTGATTCCCCAATCTTTTTATTATTTCGAAGCTTATAAACAACTGCCTCAATCGGGTGATCCAATCGTTTTTTGTGTACCCAGCGGCAATTTCGGAAATTTAACCGCGGGGCTTTTGGCAGCTAAAATGGGTTTACCAGTACACCGTTTTATCGCCGCAACCAATGCCAATGATGTAGTGCCTGTTTATATTTCCGACGGAACTTATCAGCCTCGCCCTTCATTACGTACACTTTCCAATGCCATGGATGTAGGAAATCCATCCAATTTTGCCCGTATGCTCGATCTTTATTTGGGTACAGATGAACGTTCCACGTGGAACAATATCAAAAACATGGTGAGTGGCTATGCTTTTGACGATGCGGAAACAGCTAAAGTTATGCAATTGGTAGATCAAAAGTACCAGTACACTTTGGATCCACATGGAGCAGTGGGTTATTTGGCGTTGGATGCATATCAACAAGAACACCCGAATACCCGGGGCATTATTTTAGAAACCGCGCATCCAGCCAAGTTTATTGATGATGTAGAAGAGATACTGGGACATAAGATTGAGATCCCGGAACGATTGGCCGAGTTGGCAGATCGGGAGAAAAAGGCCGATTATTTGGAGGCAGAATATGGGAAATTGAAGGCGTGGTTGCTGGAGCATAGCTAG
- the tnpA gene encoding IS200/IS605 family transposase — protein sequence MAHSKVRIWVHVVFCTKYRKKWINPEIKARLYELLCKELWKKRCGVEVINGMPDHVHLLLQLDSTKCIADLIKQCRGGSAHTINEEKWFDHEFKWSVGYGAFSVSQSLVGKVRNYILNQERHHEKIKFKEEYKRLLELHGLEPEKD from the coding sequence ATGGCTCATTCAAAAGTACGAATTTGGGTGCATGTAGTCTTTTGTACAAAGTATCGAAAGAAATGGATTAACCCAGAAATCAAGGCGAGGCTGTACGAATTACTCTGTAAGGAACTTTGGAAAAAGCGTTGTGGGGTAGAGGTGATCAACGGAATGCCGGATCATGTACATCTCCTCTTGCAGTTGGATTCCACTAAGTGTATTGCTGATTTGATCAAACAGTGCAGAGGGGGTAGTGCACACACCATCAATGAAGAAAAATGGTTTGATCACGAATTTAAGTGGTCGGTAGGATATGGTGCTTTTTCAGTGAGTCAGTCACTAGTAGGCAAGGTCAGGAACTATATTCTTAACCAGGAAAGGCATCACGAGAAGATTAAGTTCAAAGAAGAATACAAAAGACTTCTTGAACTTCACGGCCTCGAACCCGAAAAGGACTAG
- a CDS encoding M1 family metallopeptidase: MKPNTIKITLLFLALAWCIAPISGQVTPDKKDKFKQLHEELPTPNMYRNGAGGPGHRYYQQQADYVMNIKLDDNKQQIFGEETVTYTNNSPDVLEYLWLQMDQNHFDDESDTYSTRQTTMSDRMTLRQLDGFTPTFDGGFKVDFVKDAMGKDLKHTVVKTMMRIDPATPIMPGAKFSFKIKWSFNIVDRLKLGGRSGCEYFPEDKNYLYSIAQFFPRMCVYDDIDGWQNKQFLGAGEFTLVFGNYDVSLTVPDDHIVVATGTLQNTKDILSKEQLARFEKAKTEYNTPVVIVTEEEARENEKEKGKGEKTWRFKADNVRDFAFATSRKFIWDAMSVKQSNGSNVLAMSAYPKEANPLWGQFSTKAIAHTLKWYSHYTFDYPYPVAISVEAANGMEYPMICFNNGRVEKDGTYSERTKYGTIGVIIHEVGHNYFPMIVNSDERQWTWMDEGLNSFLQFLAEQQWERDYPSRRGFAHSIVPYMKMDKKMLEPIMTNSEQVSQLGNNAYGKPAAALNILRETVMGRELFDHAFKMYATRWKFKHPAPSDFFRTMEDASGIDLDWFWNGWFYSCDNVDIALEDVKWFRPDSKNPEVEKTLARKEQEKQPRNISSIRNEKEIAKTQEDLDPSIRDFYYSYDPLQVTILDKEDYQKYMNGLGEEEKKTLAANKNYYEIKFTNKGGLVMPLILRFDFADGTYKEFRIPAEIWRLNNEEVNKVFVTEKEAVQITLDPYLETADVDMENNYFPPKPQMSRFELFKGAATGPRQVIETGDNPMQKAKKIQAKGNGSN; the protein is encoded by the coding sequence ATGAAACCAAATACCATCAAAATCACACTACTGTTTTTGGCTTTGGCTTGGTGTATTGCTCCAATATCAGGGCAAGTAACACCCGACAAGAAGGACAAATTCAAACAGCTCCACGAGGAGTTGCCAACCCCCAACATGTACCGCAACGGGGCTGGTGGCCCGGGTCACCGCTACTACCAGCAACAAGCGGACTATGTCATGAACATCAAGTTGGATGACAACAAGCAACAGATCTTCGGTGAAGAAACCGTCACTTACACGAATAACTCCCCGGATGTATTGGAGTACTTGTGGCTACAAATGGATCAAAACCATTTTGATGACGAATCCGATACCTATTCCACCCGACAAACTACCATGAGTGACCGAATGACGCTGCGCCAACTAGATGGATTTACCCCTACTTTTGACGGTGGGTTCAAGGTCGATTTTGTGAAAGACGCCATGGGAAAAGACCTCAAACACACCGTGGTCAAAACCATGATGCGCATTGATCCGGCCACACCCATTATGCCCGGAGCTAAGTTTTCCTTCAAAATCAAATGGTCGTTCAATATTGTTGACCGCCTAAAACTGGGTGGACGTTCGGGATGTGAGTACTTCCCCGAAGACAAAAACTACCTGTATTCCATTGCCCAGTTCTTCCCACGCATGTGTGTATACGATGACATCGATGGCTGGCAGAACAAACAGTTCCTGGGGGCTGGTGAATTCACCCTCGTTTTTGGCAACTACGACGTAAGTTTAACCGTACCTGACGACCATATCGTCGTAGCCACCGGTACACTCCAGAATACCAAAGACATTTTGAGCAAAGAACAATTAGCCCGTTTTGAAAAAGCCAAAACCGAATACAATACGCCCGTAGTTATTGTCACTGAAGAAGAGGCTCGTGAAAACGAAAAAGAAAAAGGGAAAGGGGAGAAGACCTGGCGTTTCAAAGCCGATAATGTACGCGACTTTGCTTTTGCCACTTCGCGGAAATTCATCTGGGATGCCATGTCGGTCAAACAATCCAATGGCAGCAATGTGCTCGCCATGTCCGCTTACCCGAAAGAAGCCAATCCACTATGGGGTCAATTCTCCACCAAAGCAATCGCCCACACCCTGAAATGGTATTCCCATTACACCTTTGATTATCCTTACCCTGTAGCCATTTCGGTCGAAGCCGCCAATGGCATGGAATATCCGATGATCTGCTTCAACAATGGACGGGTGGAAAAAGATGGCACTTATTCCGAAAGAACCAAGTATGGCACCATCGGGGTAATCATCCACGAAGTTGGCCACAACTATTTCCCAATGATTGTCAACTCCGATGAGCGCCAATGGACCTGGATGGACGAAGGCTTAAACTCTTTCCTGCAATTCCTCGCCGAGCAACAGTGGGAACGGGATTACCCATCTCGACGTGGTTTCGCCCACAGCATCGTGCCCTATATGAAAATGGACAAAAAGATGCTGGAACCCATCATGACCAACTCCGAGCAGGTATCTCAATTGGGCAACAACGCCTACGGCAAACCTGCCGCTGCGCTGAATATTTTGCGTGAAACGGTGATGGGGCGCGAGTTGTTTGATCATGCGTTCAAAATGTACGCCACCCGCTGGAAATTCAAACACCCCGCTCCTTCTGATTTTTTCCGTACCATGGAAGATGCCAGTGGCATTGATTTGGATTGGTTTTGGAATGGCTGGTTTTATTCTTGCGACAACGTAGACATCGCCCTCGAGGATGTAAAATGGTTCCGTCCGGATAGCAAAAATCCGGAGGTAGAAAAAACCCTCGCACGCAAAGAGCAAGAAAAACAACCCCGCAACATCAGCAGCATCCGCAACGAAAAAGAGATTGCCAAAACCCAGGAAGATCTGGATCCCAGCATTCGGGATTTTTACTACAGTTATGACCCGTTGCAAGTAACCATCCTGGACAAAGAGGACTACCAAAAATACATGAATGGTCTGGGTGAAGAAGAAAAGAAAACCCTGGCCGCCAATAAGAACTATTACGAAATCAAATTCACAAACAAGGGTGGCCTGGTCATGCCTCTGATCCTGCGGTTTGATTTTGCCGATGGTACATACAAAGAATTCCGCATTCCGGCTGAAATCTGGCGCCTCAACAATGAAGAGGTAAACAAGGTATTTGTAACCGAAAAAGAGGCCGTACAAATCACCCTCGATCCATACCTCGAAACCGCCGATGTGGACATGGAAAACAACTACTTCCCACCCAAGCCGCAAATGAGTCGCTTCGAGTTGTTCAAAGGAGCAGCAACCGGCCCTCGGCAGGTGATAGAAACCGGAGATAATCCGATGCAAAAAGCGAAGAAGATCCAGGCGAAAGGGAATGGGTCGAATTGA
- a CDS encoding SRPBCC family protein, which yields MKSYHFITNWELEASCAEVYKILKASDDLPRWWPSVYLKVKTIENGGENGLGKTIELYTKGWLPYTLRWQSRVTEVHPDDHSGFSLEALGDFVGRGIWTFTQEGPMCKIVYDWKIEAEKPLLKYLSFLFKPIFSANHHWAMRKGLESLKLELRRVRGESDVPAPPPPTFT from the coding sequence ATGAAAAGTTACCACTTCATCACCAATTGGGAACTTGAGGCCAGCTGTGCCGAAGTGTATAAAATTCTCAAAGCATCCGATGACCTGCCGCGCTGGTGGCCCAGCGTGTACCTAAAGGTCAAAACCATCGAAAATGGCGGGGAAAATGGCTTGGGGAAAACCATCGAACTCTACACCAAAGGCTGGTTGCCTTATACCTTGCGGTGGCAATCAAGGGTAACGGAGGTTCATCCTGATGATCATTCCGGTTTTTCTCTCGAAGCCTTGGGAGACTTTGTAGGTCGGGGCATCTGGACTTTTACTCAAGAAGGGCCAATGTGTAAAATTGTCTACGATTGGAAAATTGAAGCCGAAAAGCCGCTACTCAAATATTTATCTTTCCTCTTCAAACCCATCTTCTCGGCCAATCACCATTGGGCCATGCGCAAAGGACTGGAAAGCCTGAAACTGGAATTGCGCAGGGTACGTGGTGAAAGCGATGTGCCTGCACCACCGCCGCCAACCTTTACTTAG
- a CDS encoding diphosphomevalonate/mevalonate 3,5-bisphosphate decarboxylase family protein, which yields MQSIYHNPLLRMAPGYAFSGDIHWQSPSNIAIVKYWGKHGQQLPRNPSISFTLQAAYTETEFSYVPRETTGEEISLDFFFEGQAQAAFAQKIVKFLSALAAEEILPFLTQFHLTIHSANSFPHSAGIASSASSMSALALCLCSMEQELFGTLTDPVEFYRKASFLARLGSGSACRSLYPVMGSWGKIEKQAGSSDLWGSPCADWVHPVFHTFHDDILIVSKGEKSVSSRAGHQLMEGNPYANARYQQATNNLDQLVDILKSGDVHAFGQIAELEALTLHALMMSSQPPYLLMKPNSLAMIEKIRQYRLDTQQPLYFTLDAGPNLHLLYPAEIAGHVAPFIQAELLPLCEEGKYIADRVGTGPVKF from the coding sequence ATGCAAAGCATTTACCACAACCCACTTTTGCGCATGGCTCCGGGCTATGCATTTTCGGGCGACATCCACTGGCAAAGTCCATCCAACATTGCCATTGTCAAATATTGGGGCAAACACGGTCAACAATTGCCCCGCAACCCCTCCATCAGTTTTACCCTGCAAGCGGCGTATACCGAAACGGAGTTCAGCTATGTTCCACGTGAAACAACCGGGGAGGAAATATCCTTGGACTTTTTTTTCGAGGGCCAGGCTCAAGCAGCTTTTGCTCAAAAAATTGTCAAGTTTCTCAGCGCGTTGGCCGCCGAAGAAATTCTACCTTTTTTGACCCAGTTTCATTTAACCATCCATTCTGCCAATTCTTTTCCTCATTCTGCGGGCATTGCATCTTCGGCTTCCAGCATGAGTGCACTGGCCTTGTGCCTTTGCTCTATGGAACAAGAGTTATTTGGCACTTTGACCGATCCGGTCGAATTTTACCGCAAAGCTTCTTTTCTCGCCCGCCTGGGTTCAGGCAGTGCCTGTCGTTCATTGTATCCGGTGATGGGCTCCTGGGGCAAGATCGAAAAACAGGCCGGAAGCAGCGACCTTTGGGGCAGCCCTTGTGCTGATTGGGTACATCCTGTTTTTCATACTTTTCACGACGATATTTTGATTGTAAGCAAAGGTGAAAAAAGTGTCTCCAGTCGAGCCGGCCACCAGTTGATGGAAGGCAATCCCTACGCAAATGCACGTTACCAACAGGCCACCAACAATCTGGATCAATTGGTCGATATCCTCAAGTCGGGTGATGTACATGCCTTCGGTCAAATTGCCGAACTCGAAGCGCTCACTTTGCACGCACTCATGATGAGTTCGCAGCCACCTTACCTGCTGATGAAACCCAACTCCCTGGCGATGATCGAAAAAATCCGCCAATACCGTCTGGATACCCAACAGCCCCTGTATTTCACCCTGGATGCCGGGCCCAACCTTCATTTGTTGTATCCCGCTGAAATTGCCGGGCATGTTGCGCCTTTTATCCAGGCCGAATTGCTGCCGCTTTGTGAAGAAGGTAAATACATTGCCGATCGGGTGGGCACCGGGCCTGTAAAATTTTAA
- a CDS encoding aminotransferase class I/II-fold pyridoxal phosphate-dependent enzyme, producing MADLFQKLVDNRGPLGQYAALAHGYYAFPKLSGEIGSRMIFQGKERIVWSLNNYLGLANHPEVREADAKAAAEWGMAYPMGARIMSGETPYHEQLEQELATYVGKERGLLINFGYQAVVSIIDSVLSRHDAVVYDKDSHGCIYDGVRLHIGKRFPFEHNDFESFKKQLERANEHVKETGGGILVISEGVFGMRGNQGILKEIASMKAQYDFRFFVDDAHGFGMLGKTGAGAVEAQGVTDAVDLYFSTFAKSMASIGGFVAGDRDIIDYLRYNMRSQIFAKSLPMPIVIGALKRLELLRTKPELREKLWHIVNRLQGGLRAMGHDLGTTNSCVTPVYLKCSVDETGNLVKDLRENHGIFCSVVMFPMIPKGMILLRLIPTAAHTDEDVDLTLAAFKDIKEKLEAGAYVQKLEAIADMR from the coding sequence ATGGCGGATCTTTTTCAGAAATTAGTAGACAACCGCGGTCCATTAGGACAATATGCCGCATTGGCGCATGGCTATTACGCATTCCCAAAACTTTCGGGAGAAATCGGCAGCCGCATGATTTTCCAGGGTAAAGAGCGCATCGTATGGAGCTTGAACAACTACCTTGGCCTGGCTAACCACCCCGAAGTACGCGAAGCTGACGCTAAGGCCGCAGCAGAGTGGGGAATGGCTTACCCAATGGGTGCCCGCATCATGTCGGGTGAAACCCCCTATCACGAACAACTGGAGCAAGAGCTGGCCACCTACGTGGGTAAAGAGCGCGGCCTCTTGATCAACTTCGGCTACCAGGCCGTGGTATCCATCATCGATTCCGTACTGAGCCGTCACGATGCCGTAGTATACGACAAAGACAGCCACGGTTGCATCTATGATGGCGTTCGCCTGCACATCGGCAAACGGTTTCCTTTCGAACACAACGATTTCGAAAGTTTCAAAAAACAACTTGAACGTGCCAACGAGCATGTAAAAGAAACCGGTGGTGGTATCCTGGTGATTTCCGAAGGGGTATTTGGTATGCGTGGCAACCAGGGCATCCTGAAAGAAATTGCTTCGATGAAAGCGCAATACGATTTCCGTTTCTTTGTGGACGACGCACACGGTTTTGGTATGCTGGGCAAAACGGGCGCTGGCGCCGTGGAAGCGCAGGGCGTAACCGACGCCGTAGATTTATACTTCAGTACTTTTGCCAAATCGATGGCTTCCATCGGTGGTTTTGTGGCCGGTGATCGCGACATCATCGATTACCTGCGTTACAACATGCGTTCGCAGATTTTCGCCAAGTCGCTGCCCATGCCCATTGTGATTGGTGCATTGAAACGTTTGGAACTGCTGCGCACCAAACCCGAGCTGCGTGAAAAACTCTGGCACATTGTCAATCGCCTGCAAGGTGGTCTGCGCGCCATGGGTCACGACCTGGGTACGACCAACAGCTGTGTAACGCCCGTGTACCTCAAGTGCTCGGTAGATGAAACCGGTAATCTGGTGAAAGATCTACGCGAAAACCATGGCATCTTCTGCTCAGTGGTGATGTTCCCGATGATTCCCAAGGGCATGATCCTGCTGCGTTTGATTCCTACTGCTGCGCATACGGATGAGGACGTAGACCTGACGCTGGCGGCGTTTAAGGACATCAAGGAGAAGTTGGAAGCGGGAGCTTATGTACAAAAATTAGAGGCAATTGCGGATATGCGGTGA
- a CDS encoding Fic family protein, with product MIDLEAYSALPIVDQINALHQQIESLRPISPEQEQRILQKYRLDWNYHSNAIEGNSLTYGETRAFLMHGLTAKGKPLKDHLDIRGHNQAIDLLYRMIKDETEITETDIRSLHEVILVEPYEVDTQTNEGIPAKKRIQLGVYKTSPNHVITKTGETHYYATPEDTPILMGELMETYRQNKANSKVHPAILAAYFHYRITAIHPFDDGNGRMARLMMNLLLMKAGYPPVIIRQEKANREAYYYALSQADAGEYIPFFELIGEALVHSMELYVKGAKGESLEEPDDILKELDLIKREIKTNPDRVIADKTRDNLGLVNNKSVQPLIEGIQDGFKGFQSDIFVRHEISAIFIKEDNSIHKIQKTSYINSVMLALPKLISITYDFINLQSSLTPFTIRWNVEFSLETLSYFIQIYPEIISHDKSIPYIDLKKLNTSNFFECDPSQAFIITRFFPISNSDLTSPIKEKLNTLVVLEKKYNEYLTKYEIDRICADIQRHFIIGIKALHMYFQ from the coding sequence ATGATTGATTTAGAAGCCTACTCCGCTTTACCCATTGTTGATCAAATCAATGCCCTGCATCAGCAGATCGAATCCCTACGTCCCATCTCCCCGGAACAAGAACAACGTATCCTCCAAAAATACCGCCTCGACTGGAATTATCACTCCAATGCCATCGAAGGCAATAGCCTAACCTATGGAGAAACCCGGGCTTTTTTAATGCATGGCCTAACAGCAAAAGGTAAACCGCTCAAAGATCACCTGGATATTCGTGGGCACAACCAGGCGATTGATTTATTATATCGCATGATCAAAGATGAAACCGAAATCACTGAAACTGATATTCGCAGTTTACATGAAGTCATTTTGGTAGAACCCTACGAAGTTGATACCCAAACCAACGAAGGTATTCCGGCTAAAAAGCGCATCCAGTTGGGGGTATATAAAACCAGCCCCAACCACGTCATTACCAAAACGGGAGAAACGCACTATTATGCCACGCCAGAAGATACGCCTATTCTGATGGGTGAGTTGATGGAAACTTACCGCCAAAATAAAGCCAATTCCAAGGTTCATCCTGCTATTCTGGCTGCGTATTTCCATTACCGAATTACCGCCATTCACCCTTTTGATGATGGCAATGGACGCATGGCTCGCTTGATGATGAATCTGTTGCTGATGAAAGCGGGCTATCCCCCGGTCATCATTCGTCAAGAAAAAGCAAACCGGGAAGCTTATTATTATGCCTTGAGTCAGGCGGATGCGGGGGAGTATATTCCATTCTTTGAGTTGATTGGGGAGGCTTTGGTTCATTCTATGGAGTTGTATGTGAAGGGAGCGAAAGGGGAGAGTCTGGAAGAGCCGGATGATATTCTGAAGGAATTAGATTTAATAAAAAGAGAAATAAAAACAAATCCTGACCGAGTAATCGCTGATAAAACGCGAGACAATTTAGGTTTGGTTAATAATAAGTCTGTACAGCCCCTCATTGAAGGCATTCAAGATGGTTTTAAGGGTTTTCAATCTGACATTTTCGTTCGGCATGAAATTTCAGCAATTTTCATAAAAGAAGATAACTCAATTCATAAAATTCAAAAAACAAGCTATATAAATAGTGTAATGCTAGCACTTCCAAAACTTATTTCTATCACTTATGATTTTATTAATTTACAAAGTAGTTTAACACCATTTACAATCAGATGGAATGTTGAGTTCAGTTTAGAAACTCTTAGCTATTTTATTCAAATTTATCCAGAAATCATCAGCCATGATAAATCTATACCGTACATCGATTTAAAAAAATTAAATACCTCTAATTTTTTTGAATGTGATCCGAGCCAAGCTTTCATTATTACAAGGTTTTTCCCTATATCAAACTCCGATCTTACAAGTCCTATAAAGGAGAAACTTAATACCCTAGTGGTATTAGAAAAAAAATACAATGAATATCTAACAAAATATGAAATTGATAGAATTTGTGCTGATATACAAAGACATTTTATTATAGGTATTAAAGCTCTACATATGTATTTTCAATGA
- a CDS encoding SOS response-associated peptidase gives MDNFFAFSFPLHKSTKVFFMCGRYSFSKSKVQIEAELGVSLEAEGELIHNYNIAPTQQTYVISNQRPGALQLFQWGLIPSWSKDPKMGGKLINARAETVMDKPSFRTSIRQRRCLVLADSFYEWKKEGKEKTPFRIFPRNGELLVMGGIWDTWKGEGKVIHSFSIITTGPNQEMIPIHDRMPLVLPGREAQKLWLEEKDPAAIAEMLHTPGDWILDMYPVSDRVNSVRNNGVELQERVG, from the coding sequence GTGGATAACTTTTTTGCATTTAGTTTTCCACTGCACAAATCCACTAAAGTATTTTTTATGTGTGGACGGTATTCTTTTTCCAAATCCAAGGTCCAAATTGAGGCAGAATTGGGTGTTTCGCTGGAAGCTGAGGGTGAATTGATCCACAATTACAACATTGCCCCTACCCAGCAGACTTATGTGATCAGCAACCAGAGACCGGGCGCTTTGCAACTTTTCCAGTGGGGTTTGATTCCATCCTGGTCCAAAGACCCCAAGATGGGGGGCAAACTGATCAATGCCCGTGCAGAAACGGTGATGGATAAACCCTCGTTTCGTACCTCCATTCGCCAACGGCGTTGCCTGGTATTGGCGGATAGTTTTTATGAATGGAAAAAAGAAGGCAAAGAAAAGACCCCTTTTCGCATCTTTCCCCGCAACGGCGAACTGTTGGTGATGGGCGGAATTTGGGATACCTGGAAAGGAGAGGGCAAAGTTATCCACAGTTTTTCGATCATTACGACCGGACCGAATCAGGAAATGATTCCGATTCACGATCGGATGCCGCTGGTCTTACCCGGTCGGGAAGCGCAAAAATTGTGGTTGGAAGAAAAGGATCCGGCGGCGATTGCGGAGATGTTGCACACGCCGGGAGACTGGATATTGGACATGTATCCGGTTTCGGATCGGGTGAATTCGGTGCGGAATAACGGGGTGGAGTTGCAGGAGCGGGTGGGGTAA